In the genome of Kluyveromyces marxianus DMKU3-1042 DNA, complete genome, chromosome 1, one region contains:
- the ADE4 gene encoding amidophosphoribosyltransferase, producing the protein MCGVLGICLADQTATVAPELFDGCMYLQHRGQDAAGISTCGQRGRLYQCKGNGMARDVFTQQRMAGLVGSMGIAHLRYPTAGSSANSEAQPFYVNSPYGICMGHNGNLVNTQALRRYMDEDVHRHINTDSDSELLLNIFAAELEKYNKYRVNNDDIFHALEGVYRLCRGGYACVGMIAGFAMVGFRDPNGIRPLLFGTRTNADGTKDYMLASESVVLKAHNFNEFRDLNPGEAVIVPKDASEGEPEFRQVVPVNSYRPDLFEYVYFARPDSVLDGISVYHTRLAMGVKLAENVSRCINPDDIDVVVSVPDTARTCALECANTLNKPYREGFVKNRYVGRTFIMPNQKERVSSVRRKLNPMESEFKGKRVLIVDDSIVRGTTSKEIINMARESGAVKVYFASAAPAIRFNHIYGIDLADTKQLVAYNKSEEEIEQELGCDKVIYQSLDDLISCCKTSHIEKFEVGVFTGNYVTGVEDGYLLELEKARASNILKANAKAESDIGIYNSADY; encoded by the coding sequence ATGTGTGGTGTTTTAGGAATTTGTCTAGCGGATCAAACGGCTACAGTGGCACCAGAGTTATTCGATGGGTGTATGTATTTGCAGCATAGAGGTCAAGATGCAGCTGGTATCTCTACTTGTGGTCAACGTGGTCGTTTGTACCAGTGCAAGGGTAACGGTATGGCCCGCGATGTTTTCACTCAACAAAGAATGGCTGGTCTAGTCGGATCTATGGGTATTGCGCACTTGCGTTATCCTACTGCCGGTTCGAGTGCTAATTCTGAGGCACAGCCGTTCTATGTTAACAGTCCATACGGTATCTGTATGGGCCATAACGGTAATTTGGTGAACACGCAGGCTTTGAGACGTTACATGGATGAAGATGTTCACAGACACATTAATACGGATAGTGATTCCGAGCTATTGTTGAACATTTTTGCAGCTGAGCTAGAGAAATACAACAAGTACAGAGTCAACAACGATGATATTTTCCATGCGTTGGAAGGTGTGTATCGTTTGTGCCGTGGTGGATATGCATGTGTTGGTATGATTGCTGGTTTTGCCATGGTTGGTTTCAGAGATCCAAACGGTATCAGACCTTTGTTGTTTGGTACTAGAACCAACGCTGATGGTACCAAGGACTACATGCTAGCCTCTGAAAGTGTGGTCCTAAAGGCCCACAACTTTAACGAATTCCGTGACTTGAACCCAGGTGAGGCCGTTATTGTTCCTAAAGATGCCTCCGAAGGCGAGCCAGAGTTCAGACAGGTGGTCCCAGTTAATAGCTACAGACCGGATCTCTTCGAATATGTCTACTTTGCTCGTCCTGACAGTGTCCTGGACGGTATATCCGTGTACCACACAAGATTGGCCATGGGTGTCAAGCTTGCTGAAAATGTATCCAGATGTATCAACCCAGATGACATAGATGTGGTTGTATCAGTGCCAGACACTGCTCGTACCTGTGCTCTAGAATGTGCCAATACACTAAATAAGCCATACCGTGAAGGTTTCGTGAAAAACAGATACGTTGGTAGAACGTTTATCATGCCTAACCAAAAGGAACGTGTTTCCAGTGTGAGACGTAAGTTGAATCCTATGGAATCCGAGTTCAAGGGAAAACGTGTCTTGATCGTCGACGATTCTATCGTTAGAGGTACCACCTCTAAAGAAATCATCAACATGGCCAGAGAATCAGGTGCTGTGAAGGTATATTTCGCTTCTGCAGCTCCAGCTATTCGCTTCAACCACATCTATGGTATCGATTTGGCTGATACCAAGCAGTTGGTCGCTTACAACAAATCAGAAGAGGAAATAGAACAAGAGCTTGGATGTGATAAAGTCATCTATCAGTCTTTGGACGATTTGATTAGCTGTTGTAAGACTTCACACATTGAGAAGTTCGAAGTCGGTGTCTTTACAGGTAACTATGTTACTGGTGTCGAGGACGGATATCTGTTAGAACTGGAAAAAGCGCGTGCTTCAAATATACTGAAAGCTAATGCCAAAGCAGAATCAGACATTGGTATATATAACAGTGCCGACTActga
- the ATM1 gene encoding ATP-binding cassette Fe/S cluster precursor transporter ATM1 (mitochondrial), whose protein sequence is MVPMFRRSPVVISVWKSGLKSGLKSAFHTSLVQPRLLSMRQCLGNGARVEFKRFNSSISNNKAAGSAATAIPVKKIVPPQPASKEKSKTPTISELRIMKDLFKYIWPRGDKKIRIRVLVALGLLIGAKLLNVQVPFFFKQTIDSMNIEWGSDVGTVLPVAITMTILSYGAARFGSVLFGELRNAVFSRVAQNAIRKVSLQTFQHLMKLDLGWHLSRQTGGLTRAMDRGTKGISYVLSAMVFHIIPITFEISVVCGILTYQFGTSFAAVTFATMLLYSIFTFRTTAWRTEFRRSANRADNKAASVALDSLINFEAVKYFNNEQYLANKYHKSLSNYRDSQIKVAQSLSFLNAGQNFIFTSALTAMMYMGATGVMGGSLTVGDLVLINQLVFQLSVPLNFLGSVYRELKQSLIDMESLFKLQKNPVLIQSPAKPLMLPDHLPCEIKFENVTFGYQPDRNILRNATFTIPPGKKTAIVGPSGSGKSTILRLMFRFYDPQQGRILLDGKDIKELDLEQLRKIIGVVPQDTPLFNDTIWENVKFGRIDATDSEIVAAIEKAQLSELIHKLPKGTETIVGERGLMISGGEKQRLAIARVLLKDTPIMFFDEATSALDTHTEQSLLKTIKENFNNVSKTSVYIAHRLRTIADADKIIVLENGAVKEHGTHNELLADPNSLYSELWNIQENLDMLQEELEEERNLEQHPSLVKEKK, encoded by the coding sequence ATGGTACCAATGTTTCGTCGTTCTCCGGTTGTAATATCGGTGTGGAAGTCTGGACTGAAGTCTGGACTGAAGTCCGCATTCCACACCTCTCTGGTCCAACCAAGGCTCTTGTCGATGAGACAATGCTTGGGAAATGGTGCTAGGGTAGAATTCAAGAGATTTAACAGTTCTATTAGCAATAATAAAGCCGCTGGTAGTGCTGCTACTGCTATCCCGGTTAAAAAGATCGTTCCTCCACAACCAGCTTCAAAGGAGAAGTCAAAGACTCCTACTATATCTGAATTGCGGATTATGAAGGATCTTTTCAAGTATATCTGGCCGCGTGGCGATAAGAAAATCCGGATCAGGGTTTTGGTGGCATTGGGTCTTTTGATTGGTGCCAAATTGTTGAATGTTCAGGTTccgttcttctttaaaCAGACGATCGACTCTATGAACATCGAGTGGGGGTCTGACGTCGGGACGGTTTTGCCAGTAGCGATTACGATGACGATTCTTTCGTATGGTGCAGCCAGGTTTGGATCTGTGCTATTTGGGGAGTTGAGGAACGCAGTGTTTTCTAGAGTTGCGCAAAACGCTATTCGGAAAGTGTCGTTACAGACGTTCCAGCATTTGATGAAGTTGGATCTAGGATGGCATTTGAGCAGACAGACTGGTGGGCTAACGCGGGCCATGGATAGGGGTACGAAGGGTATCTCGTATGTGCTTAGTGCGATGGTTTTCCATATCATTCCGATCACTTTTGAAATATCCGTCGTTTGCGGTATATTAACGTACCAGTTTGGTACTTCGTTTGCAGCGGTCACGTTTGCTACTATGCTTCTGTACTCGATTTTCACCTTCAGGACCACTGCGTGGAGGACTGAATTCAGAAGAAGCGCCAATCGTGCTGATAACAAGGCTGCGTCGGTGGCATTGGACTCTTTGATCAATTTTGAAGCGGTCAAGTACTTCAACAACGAGCAGTATTTGGCAAACAAGTACCACAAGTCCCTTTCCAACTACCGCGACTCCCAAATCAAAGTCGCCCAGTCTTTGTCCTTCCTCAATGCAGGCCAGAACTTCATATTTACGTCCGCATTAACGGCAATGATGTACATGGGTGCAACTGGTGTGATGGGAGGCAGCTTGACGGTGGGTGACTTGGTCTTGATCAACCAGCTAGTGTTCCAGTTATCGGTGCCCCTAAACTTCTTGGGGTCTGTGTACAGAGAGTTGAAGCAGTCGTTGATTGATATGGAATCTCTTTTCAAGTTGCAAAAGAATCCCGTCTTGATCCAGAGCCCCGCCAAGCCATTGATGCTACCAGACCATCTACCTTGCGAGATCAAGTTCGAGAATGTTACGTTCGGGTACCAACCAGACAGAAATATTCTACGAAATGCTACGTTCACCATCCCACCGGGCAAGAAGACCGCAATTGTGGGGCCCAGTGGGTCTGGTAAGTCGACAATATTGAGACTCATGTTCAGATTTTACGACCCACAACAAGGCCGAATTCTACTAGACGGTAAAGACATCAAGGAACTAGACTTGGAGCAATTGAGAAAGATCATCGGTGTGGTACCACAGGATACTCCACTTTTCAACGACACCATCTGGGAAAACGTCAAGTTTGGTAGAATCGATGCCACGGATTCAGAGATCGTCGCTGCAATAGAGAAGGCCCAGCTATCGGAGTTGATCCACAAGCTACCGAAGGGTACCGAAACCATTGTTGGGGAACGAGGCCTCATGATAAGTGGTGGTGAAAAACAGAGATTGGCTATCGCAAGAGTGCTATTGAAGGACACCCCAATCATGTTCTTCGACGAGGCTACTAGTGCCCTAGACACCCACACAGAACAATCACTACTAAAGACAATAAAGGAAAACTTCAATAACGTCTCTAAAACAAGCGTCTACATCGCCCACAGGCTCAGAACAATCGCTGATGCCGACAAGATCATCGTCTTGGAAAACGGTGCAGTCAAAGAACACGGTACCCACAACGAATTGCTAGCCGACCCCAACTCCCTGTACAGCGAGCTCTGGAACATACAAGAGAACCTTGATATGCTGCAAGAAGAACTCGAGGAAGAGCGCAATCTCGAACAACATCCTTCTCtagtaaaagaaaagaagtag
- the PRE5 gene encoding proteasome core particle subunit alpha 6, which produces MFRNNYDGDTVTFSPTGRLFQVEYALEAIKQGSATVGLRSSKYAVVVALKRNADELSSYQKKIIKCDEHMGVSLAGLAPDARVLSNYLRQQCNYSSLVYNRKLALERAGYLLSDKAQKNTQSYGGRPYGVGLLLVGYDNTGAHLLEFQPSGNTLELYGAAIGARSQGAKTYLERVLDEYRDIEDADELIKHGVEALKHSLKDETLSTKNLSIAIVGHDKPFTIYDGDDVQPYL; this is translated from the coding sequence ATGTTCAGAAATAATTACGACGGAGACACGGTGACATTTTCGCCAACAGGGAGATTATTCCAGGTAGAATACGCATTGGAAGCGATCAAGCAAGGGTCTGCGACAGTTGGGTTGAGATCGTCTAAATACGcggttgttgttgcattGAAGCGTAATGCTGACGAGCTATCGTCataccagaagaaaattaTCAAGTGCGATGAGCATATGGGAGTTTCGCTAGCGGGATTGGCGCCAGATGCAAGAGTGTTGTCGAACTATTTGAGACAGCAATGCAATTACTCTTCTTTGGTGTACAATCGGAAATTGGCTCTAGAGAGGGCTGGGTACTTGCTCAGCGACAAGGCTCAGAAAAACACACAGTCGTATGGGGGCAGACCGTACGGCGTGGGTCTTTTGCTGGTTGGGTACGATAACACTGGGGCGCATCTATTAGAGTTCCAGCCATCCGGGAACACGTTGGAATTATACGGGGCAGCGATTGGTGCGCGTTCGCAGGGGGCCAAGACGTATCTCGAGAGGGTTTTGGACGAGTATCGGGATATTGAGGATGCGGATGAGTTGATCAAGCACGGTGTAGAGGCTCTAAAACACTCTTTAAAGGACGAGACGTTAAGCACGAAGAACCTGTCGATTGCCATTGTGGGCCACGACAAGCCATTCACGATCTACGATGGAGACGACGTACAGCCATACCTATGA
- the TGL3 gene encoding bifunctional triglyceride lipase/lysophosphatidylethanolamine acyltransferase, translating into MLWLKQMFILFFYAILNHVPKPVWDIMHVISDIYMFWWRRFMNKVRPRSRTVYREAVSGLDGCEDYEEWYEKASLVDELTGVDLWRRNFFSKRYDFESVLEQYGALLEALENEDIDAVVSRFINTGPTMLRNFAGIVDKRLFTKSFVGTKLLIEQYLDKVVETLYMLAERRTQQVQRPFFQRCKLSLGATALALQGGSLFGLFHLGVLKGLLDRNLLPNIINGTSMGACVASMACCLSDVELEDLLTANRLVSTIKRDTVLLLECGYGAIDEHFSIGTLVQNVVHNGYSKDVYLFIKFVQRSIIGDLTFEEAFRRTGKVLSIVVHPTNKNICPTLLNYVTTPNVLISSAINCSFGSNTISKDTWLLAKNIHNEVVDFLDRNEPCYQNLKFLSPQSVQDSSELEAPYTRLTELFNVNNFIVSLARPYLAPLALNDLKHDIRTSEYYYYKRYPYIDPGTFTPGQLSSVNKVEPLASKFKYHMERKMKHILTMELNHRIEIMDSIGLLSNWIKRIAIDERTPRSATEVAIVPQINSLSVSRIIEGRLDNINYWMMCGQRSTWPTISLIKTRCAVEFTLDDIINGYRSNAPQQITHI; encoded by the coding sequence ATGTTGTGGCTCAAACAGATGTTTATACTCTTTTTTTACGCGATTTTGAACCATGTGCCGAAGCCCGTATGGGACATTATGCACGTAATATCGGACATTTACATGTTCTGGTGGAGACGGTTTATGAACAAAGTACGGCCGAGATCGAGGACAGTGTACCGGGAAGCTGTTTCTGGGCTTGATGGGTGTGAGGACTACGAAGAATGGTACGAAAAGGCGAGTCTAGTGGACGAATTGACCGGGGTCGATCTTTGGCGTCGcaatttcttttctaaACGGTACGACTTTGAGTCGGTATTGGAGCAGTATGGGGCGCTGTTGGAGGCTCTTGAGAATGAGGATATCGATGCAGTGGTATCGAGGTTTATAAATACAGGGCCGACCATGCTTCGGAATTTTGCTGGGATTGTGGATAAACGTCTTTTCACAAAGTCGTTTGTTGGGACGAAGTTGCTCATCGAGCAGTATCTCGATAAGGTGGTGGAGACGTTGTACATGTTGGCTGAGAGACGGACGCAGCAGGTGCAGCGGCCGTTTTTTCAGCGGTGCAAGTTGTCTCTTGGAGCCACGGCGCTCGCTCTTCAAGGTGGGTCGCTTTTCGGACTATTTCATCTTGGCGTGTTGAAAGGGTTGTTGGATAGGAATCTCCTGCCCAATATCATCAACGGGACGTCTATGGGCGCGTGTGTTGCTAGTATGGCGTGCTGTCTCAGCGATGTCGAGTTGGAGGACCTTTTGACGGCAAATAGGCTCGTATCCACGATAAAAAGAGACACGGTGTTGCTACTGGAATGTGGCTACGGTGCCATCGATGAGCACTTCAGCATAGGAACTTTGGTGCAAAACGTGGTCCACAACGGTTACTCCAAGGACGTGTATCTGTTTATCAAGTTTGTTCAGCGGTCTATCATTGGCGACCTGACTTTCGAGGAAGCGTTTCGTCGCACGGGCAAAGTGTTGAGCATAGTGGTACATCcaacaaacaagaacatcTGTCCCACGTTGTTGAATTACGTAACCACGCCAAACGTGCTCATCTCGAGTGCGATAAACTGCAGCTTTGGCTCGAACACAATCTCGAAGGACACTTGGCTCTTGGCCAAAAACATCCACAACGAGGTCGTGGACTTCTTGGACAGAAACGAGCCCTGCTACCAAAACTTAAAGTTTTTATCCCCTCAAAGCGTACAGGATTCTAGCGAACTAGAGGCCCCCTACACACGTTTAACCGAGCTCTTCAACGTAAACAACTTTATCGTATCCTTAGCCAGGCCGTACTTGGCCCCATTGGCACTAAACGATTTGAAACACGATATCAGAACTTCAgagtactactactacaagAGATACCCCTACATCGATCCAGGAACTTTCACTCCTGGTCAACTCTCTTCCGTCAATAAGGTGGAACCACTAGCTTCCAAATTCAAGTACCAtatggaaagaaagatgaaACACATTCTAACGATGGAGCTTAACCACCGCATAGAAATAATGGACAGCATTGGTCTCCTATCGAACTGGATCAAACGTATTGCCATTGACGAAAGGACACCACGGAGCGCCACGGAGGTAGCGATTGTCCCACAAATTAACTCTCTAAGCGTATCACGCATCATCGAAGGCCGTCTTGACAATATCAATTACTGGATGATGTGCGGCCAACGGAGCACATGGCCTACCATATCTCTAATCAAGACGCGATGCGCAGTTGAATTCACGCTAGACGACATTATCAACGGATACAGGTCCAATGCACCACAGCAAATTACGCATATTTAG
- the ELP6 gene encoding Elongator subunit ELP6 yields MSSIQKQDLLVFSDSSVISKGLFGPGVGSNMILVTDTAATSGSWLLNALVEAVTLGSVVSLNGGNGNSGGIGARVGKVVVGSFLSMQTQIVGAFEKSKIPRDRYTVLPLAEDIVSKNVGKPIDVIVGGILKQFEGVEGSIFVLEKPEILMSLFNMSSDDLQLRLINPLLRKCSMLIVSTSVEAFDNDFPENIGRDTVEFVRFTTSSFHKCAVVLSVRPLDTGKAKDITGTLAIRRGGALLNATNAALHVVENQYLFHSVKDVTTLFYR; encoded by the coding sequence ATGTCGTCAATACAGAAACAGGATCTTTTAGTTTTCAGCGATAGTTCAGTGATTTCTAAGGGTCTTTTTGGCCCTGGAGTGGGGAGCAATATGATTTTAGTTACAGATACAGCAGCTACCAGTGGATCGTGGCTTCTAAACGCGTTAGTGGAGGCTGTTACTTTGGGAAGTGTTGTTTCGTTGAATGGCGGGAATGGGAATTCTGGCGGGATCGGAGCTAGGGTTGGCAAGGTTGTTGTGGGGTCGTTTTTGAGCATGCAAACGCAAATTGTGGGAGCGTTTGAGAAGTCGAAGATACCACGGGATAGATACACAGTGCTGCCGCTAGCGGAGGATATAGTGAGTAAAAACGTTGGGAAACCTATTGATGTTATTGTAGGTGGGATTTTGAAGCAGTTTGAGGGTGTTGAGGGGTCGATTTTTGTACTTGAGAAGCCGGAGATTCTTATGTCGTTGTTCAACATGAGCAGCGATGACTTGCAATTGAGACTAATCAATCCATTGTTGCGCAAGTGCTCTATGTTGATAGTTTCGACGTCGGTAGAGGCGTTTGATAATGATTTTCCGGAGAATATAGGTCGTGACACGGTTGAGTTTGTCAGGTTTACAACCTCAAGTTTCCACAAGTGTGCGGTGGTGCTTTCGGTAAGGCCTCTCGACACTGGTAAGGCCAAGGACATAACGGGTACTCTCGCAATTCGCCGAGGCGGCGCACTTTTGAACGCGACAAATGCAGCGCTTCATGTGGTGGAGAACCAATACTTGTTCCACAGCGTCAAGGACGTGACTACCTTGTTTTACAGATGA
- the SKN7 gene encoding uncharacterized protein produces the protein MDELDEQFSGSNEASYAKVSDKRDVSSAGSQSGCTSGSRGRNQRSSFNDFVRKLFLILESEEYRNIISWSEDGKNFIVMDTNKFTTDILPKHFKHSNFASFVRQLNKYDFHKVKRKKNEVSEGTQNAWEFNHQHFRRHDEAGLDNIRRKPSSQKKILLDENSVILRKLGNGNPEEGFAAGAGLGGLGGGDEDSLAAKALLKNTVNKAKFNQMKRKVEEMESQIQYLTNENHNVKLDLQKIQSRYNMVLETLLSTESFNTELINNFHLLIDSLSQQGIKLPVGLTLKKNDSSLLAKQKQEGGSSGSPPNLNMIGLPVSNPVIKQDPVNILPIDQQQQHQQQQQQQQQSVLPRGFHVLLVEDDSVCIQLCSKFLRKYGCSVEVVTDGLSAISTLEKQRFDLVLMDIVMPNLDGATATSIVRSFDNETPIIAMTGNIDDQDLVTYLQHGMNDILAKPFTKDDLHSMLIRYLKDRIPLSKQGQNSNNDPKSFVENSC, from the coding sequence ATGGATGAACTAGATGAGCAGTTTAGCGGGTCGAATGAAGCGTCATACGCGAAGGTTAGTGATAAAAGGGATGTGAGTAGTGCAGGGAGTCAGAGTGGGTGTACTAGCGGGAGTAGGGGCCGTAATCAGCGGTCATCCTTTAACGATTTTGTGCGAAAGTTGTTTTTAATATTGGAGTCAGAGGAATATAGGAACATTATATCGTGGTCTGAAGATGGGAAGAACTTTATAGTGATGGACACGAACAAGTTCACGACCGACATTTTGCCCAAGCATTTTAAGCACTCTAATTTTGCGAGTTTTGTGAGGCAGTTGAACAAATACGATTTCCACAAGgtgaagaggaagaagaacgaggTGTCTGAGGGAACGCAGAACGCGTGGGAGTTTAACCACCAGCACTTCAGGAGGCACGATGAGGCCGGGTTGGATAATATTCGGCGGAAACCTTCGTcgcagaagaagattttgCTCGACGAAAACTCTGTGATTTTGAGGAAACTGGGCAACGGGAACCCAGAGGAAGGTTTTGCTGCTGGGGCCGGTCTTGGTGGTCTTGGTGGCGGCGACGAAGATAGCTTGGCCGCCAAGGCGCTATTGAAAAACACTGTAAATAAAGCAAAGTTCAATCAAATGAAGCGGAAAGTCGAGGAGATGGAGAGCCAGATTCAGTACTTGACGAACGAAAATCACAACGTCAAACTGGACCTTCAGAAGATCCAATCAAGGTATAACATGGTTCTAGAGACACTATTGTCTACAGAAAGCTTTAATACCGAACTAATCAATAATTTCCACCTTCTAATTGATAGTTTGTCCCAGCAGGGAATAAAGCTTCCGGTAGGATTGACACTGAAAAAGAACGATTCGTCTCTTCTTGcgaaacagaaacaagaggGCGGATCATCAGGATCTCCACCTAACCTAAATATGATAGGTTTACCGGTATCGAATCCAGTTATAAAACAAGATCCTGTAAATATTCTTCCGATAgaccaacaacaacaacatcagcagcagcagcaacagcaacagcaatcCGTACTACCTCGCGGTTTCCATGTCTtacttgttgaagatgattctGTCTGCATACAGCTCTGCTCCAAATTCTTAAGAAAATATGGCTGCTCAGTGGAAGTCGTGACAGATGGGTTATCCGCTATATCTACGCTGGAAAAACAGCGTTTCGATTTGGTATTAATGGACATTGTCATGCCAAACTTGGACGGTGCCACCGCTACTTCCATCGTCCGTAGTTTCGATAACGAAACGCCTATAATAGCCATGACAGGTAACATCGATGATCAGGACTTGGTCACATATTTACAGCATGGTATGAACGATATTCTAGCCAAACCATTTACCAAAGACGATTTGCATTCTATGCTAATACGATACCTAAAAGACCGTATCCCACTATCGAAACAAGGACAAAACTCCAATAATGACCCAAAATCTTTCGTCGAAAATTCAtgttga
- the SET5 gene encoding S-adenosylmethionine-dependent methyltransferase, with amino-acid sequence MPLKLETLRLNDEAQSDDSQKITPSQTQICDDVVRWWKEEPAAEDLPINTLYEQLIRRRQNWSLSQEELYDALKSHKLYAQELNELDTYSDQISSSKLSDEDMRKLNKHMMEKVSIVETDFGKGLVATQDIRKGTLVYFEPIPLSVIPQLDKQPLVARGKCCGLCSAFTSMSPQLIMKNNLDCSMCETIWCSKQCKTLDVTHSVLKHATSRNHLCNTVNWAKFEAFCLKESLYSMYAVGVLYARHCLQPNSNLWELFTSLCSVSQQVRWQASDSLNVGGTFDASSNGKTASGSPAPVDLQTQSEVAYEMFTKAFPKCEMTYEDCLKLTGTFNLNQIMDQLYPLTCHINHSCEPNVRIDAKNKFGLNVYARKDIKQGEQLFLTYVNPLHGVTLRRRELRVNYGFLCHCSRCNREWEKRQEILKDQHNHLHTSALQTKARRKSSMKMSRPSLKELLENGHEFDLEMPSEYNPKRRTSVRFNSHVTMAVEEE; translated from the coding sequence ATGCCTTTGAAGCTTGAGACGCTCAGGCTAAACGACGAGGCTCAAAGCGATGATTCACAGAAGATCACACCGAGCCAAACGCAGATTTGCGACGATGTTGTGCGCTGGTGGAAGGAAGAACCGGCAGCAGAAGATCTACCGATCAATACATTGTACGAGCAGTTGATTCGACGACGTCAGAACTGGTCATTGAGCCAGGAAGAACTTTACGATGCTTTGAAATCGCACAAACTATACGCTCAAGAGTTGAACGAATTGGACACTTACTCGGACCAaatcagcagcagcaagcTTTCCGACGAGGATATGCGCAAGCTGAACAAGCATATGATGGAGAAGGTTTCCATTGTCGAAACGGATTTCGGGAAGGGTCTGGTAGCGACGCAGGATATACGCAAAGGGACGTTGGTTTACTTTGAACCAATACCTTTAAGTGTGATACCGCAACTGGATAAGCAACCTTTGGTAGCGCGGGGGAAATGCTGTGGGTTGTGTTCTGCTTTTACCAGCATGTCTCCACAGTTGATCATGAAGAACAACCTTGACTGTAGCATGTGTGAGACCATCTGGTGCTCGAAACAGTGCAAGACGCTCGACGTCACGCATTCTGTATTAAAGCACGCAACCTCAAGGAACCATTTGTGTAATACGGTGAACTGGGCCAAATTCGAGGCGTTTTGTCTGAAAGAGAGTCTGTACAGCATGTATGCTGTCGGTGTGTTGTATGCAAGACATTGTCTACAACCGAACTCTAACCTGTGGGAGTTGTTCACTTCGCTATGTTCCGTTAGCCAGCAGGTTCGTTGGCAAGCTTCGGATTCTTTGAACGTTGGTGGGACCTTTGATGCTTCGTCGAACGGGAAAACGGCTAGTGGCTCGCCAGCACCGGTAGATTTGCAAACACAGTCGGAGGTGGCGTACGAAATGTTTACCAAGGCGTTCCCGAAATGCGAAATGACGTATGAAGATTGCTTGAAGCTTACCGGGACCTTCAACTTGAACCAGATTATGGACCAATTGTATCCACTCACCTGCCACATAAACCACAGCTGTGAGCCTAACGTCAGAATAGATGCAAAGAACAAGTTCGGTCTGAACGTCTATGCCAGAAAAGATATAAAACAGGGCGAGCAGCTATTTTTGACATACGTAAACCCATTACACGGTGTGacattgagaagaagagagttGAGGGTGAACTACGGGTTTTTGTGCCACTGTTCGAGGTGTAACCGGGAATGGGAGAAACGTCAAGAGATCCTAAAGGATCAGCACAATCATTTGCATACTTCAGCACTTCAGACCAaggcaagaagaaaatccTCAATGAAGATGTCCAGGCCTAGTTTGAAGGAGCTTTTGGAAAATGGCCACGAGTTCGACTTAGAAATGCCATCGGAATACAAcccaaaaagaagaacttctGTTCGTTTCAATAGCCATGTTACCATGGCTGTGGAGGAAGAATAG